From the genome of Geobacter sp. SVR, one region includes:
- a CDS encoding GPMC system MBL fold metallohydrolase, with the protein MKVTILGSGTSTGVPMVGCTCRVCSSDDPRDNRTRASLLIRHDSRTILIDTSTDFRRQALRERLASIDAVLFTHSHADHVNGIDDLRGFHFAHRRIVPCFASSTASEILLTAFPYIFNEIEGSGYTPIMHLNEIRGPFDLFGLNVTPIPLVHGLTTTMGYRIGSFAYLTDCNAIPAASLSLLQGLDVLVIDGLRWKPHPFHFHIEAAIAAAEQLNPRRTILTHLSHDVLHADSGKLPQGVEFAYDGLKFTSIP; encoded by the coding sequence ATGAAGGTCACCATACTGGGCAGCGGAACATCGACCGGCGTGCCGATGGTCGGCTGCACATGCCGGGTCTGCTCTTCGGACGATCCCCGAGACAACCGTACGCGGGCTTCGCTCCTGATCAGACACGACAGCCGGACGATCCTGATCGACACGTCAACCGACTTTCGCCGGCAGGCCCTGCGGGAGCGGCTGGCATCCATCGATGCGGTATTGTTCACCCACTCCCATGCCGACCATGTCAATGGCATCGACGACCTGCGCGGCTTTCACTTCGCCCATCGCCGGATCGTCCCCTGTTTCGCATCGAGCACCGCCTCCGAAATCCTGCTGACGGCTTTTCCCTATATCTTCAACGAGATTGAGGGTTCCGGCTATACACCGATCATGCATCTGAACGAAATCAGGGGGCCCTTCGACCTTTTCGGCCTGAACGTCACCCCCATTCCACTGGTGCACGGTCTGACAACAACCATGGGCTACCGCATCGGATCATTCGCCTACTTGACCGACTGCAACGCCATTCCCGCCGCATCGCTGTCCCTGCTGCAGGGGCTCGATGTCCTGGTGATCGACGGGCTTCGCTGGAAGCCTCATCCGTTTCATTTTCACATCGAAGCCGCCATCGCTGCGGCGGAACAGCTGAATCCGCGCCGCACGATTCTTACCCACCTGTCCCATGACGTGCTGCATGCCGACAGTGGTAAATTACCGCAAGGAGTCGAATTCGCCTACGACGGCCTGAAATTCACCAGCATACCATGA
- a CDS encoding carotenoid biosynthesis protein encodes MTHFLDIVIGTFTMRPYVFAFFAAFLLICVPHVGWRRTLTFTAAGYLIAFASEWLSINTGFPYGWYYYIETTRHQELWIAGVPFFDSLSYVFLTYCSYATALFILSPLKTRRWDLVTLETRAIRRSLSALILGACLQTFLDIVIDPVALQGRRWFLGQIYGYRENGLHFGVPLSNYCGWLLTSLLLVGAFQLIDRRRQAKPARGIFTLPFRSLLGPVLYLSVLLFNWGVTIWIGEYFMAMTGILMYSLPILMVIVLALRRVNRYTREEMGEHVRDYPWSPIKSD; translated from the coding sequence ATGACCCATTTCCTCGATATCGTCATCGGCACATTCACCATGCGCCCCTATGTATTCGCCTTTTTCGCCGCCTTTCTGCTGATCTGCGTGCCCCACGTCGGCTGGCGGCGAACCCTCACCTTCACGGCTGCCGGCTACCTGATCGCCTTTGCCTCGGAATGGCTCTCGATCAATACCGGCTTCCCCTACGGCTGGTATTACTATATAGAAACCACCCGCCATCAGGAACTGTGGATCGCCGGAGTGCCGTTCTTCGACTCGCTCTCCTACGTTTTCCTGACCTACTGCAGCTATGCCACGGCCTTGTTCATCCTGTCGCCGCTCAAAACCCGGAGGTGGGATCTGGTGACCCTGGAAACCCGCGCCATCCGGCGCTCCCTGTCAGCCCTGATTCTGGGGGCCTGCCTGCAGACCTTCCTGGATATTGTCATCGATCCGGTAGCTCTGCAGGGACGACGCTGGTTTCTGGGGCAGATCTACGGCTACCGCGAGAACGGTCTGCACTTCGGGGTGCCGCTTTCCAACTACTGCGGCTGGCTGCTGACCAGCCTGCTGCTGGTGGGGGCCTTCCAACTGATCGACCGCCGCCGCCAGGCAAAGCCGGCCAGGGGCATCTTCACACTCCCGTTCCGCTCGCTGCTCGGGCCGGTGCTGTACCTGTCGGTGCTGCTCTTCAACTGGGGGGTAACGATCTGGATCGGCGAGTATTTCATGGCCATGACCGGCATCCTGATGTACAGCCTGCCGATTCTGATGGTGATCGTGCTGGCGCTGCGACGGGTCAACCGCTATACCCGTGAGGAGATGGGGGAACATGTTCGCGACTATCCCTGGTCGCCGATCAAATCGGACTGA
- a CDS encoding universal stress protein, translated as MFRHFLIPLDGSRMAEAALPAAASLAEKLAARVTLMHVIERNAPSEVHGQSHLKNADAAHVYLEQVSRWFPAAIQVDFHVHEAEVDDVAGSIVAHADELEHDLVVMCSHGRGRALHLFLGSIAQKVIGMGTRPVLITHPDEKGEPPGFDCRHILVPLDGDPGHDLALPVSLDLARACTASLHLATVIPHFTSLPGEMATTSRMLPGTTTRMLEMATLEAEEYLQNLLHSLQDQGFDASAHVLRGDPARLIVDAATQARVDLIVLATHGKTGMKAFWAGSVAHRICGFSRIPLLLIPIE; from the coding sequence GGATCCAGAATGGCGGAAGCCGCCCTGCCCGCCGCTGCCAGCCTGGCTGAAAAACTTGCTGCGCGCGTCACTCTGATGCATGTGATCGAACGGAATGCCCCCAGCGAAGTGCACGGCCAATCCCACCTGAAGAATGCCGATGCAGCGCACGTTTACCTGGAACAGGTTTCGCGCTGGTTTCCGGCAGCGATACAGGTCGATTTTCATGTGCACGAGGCGGAAGTGGACGATGTTGCCGGCAGCATTGTGGCGCATGCGGACGAACTGGAGCACGACCTGGTGGTCATGTGCTCCCATGGACGCGGCAGGGCACTGCATCTGTTTCTCGGCAGCATTGCCCAAAAGGTGATCGGCATGGGCACCCGCCCGGTTCTGATCACGCATCCCGACGAAAAGGGAGAGCCTCCAGGCTTCGATTGCCGTCATATTCTCGTTCCGCTGGACGGCGACCCCGGTCACGACCTGGCACTGCCGGTTTCACTGGATCTGGCGCGGGCCTGTACAGCCTCCCTGCACCTGGCCACGGTCATCCCCCATTTCACCAGCCTGCCGGGAGAGATGGCCACCACCAGCCGAATGCTGCCCGGAACGACCACCAGGATGCTCGAAATGGCCACCTTGGAGGCGGAGGAGTATCTTCAGAACCTGCTGCATTCCCTGCAGGACCAGGGCTTCGATGCCAGCGCGCATGTGCTGAGGGGAGATCCGGCCAGGCTGATTGTCGACGCCGCCACCCAGGCCCGGGTTGACCTCATCGTCCTTGCCACGCACGGTAAGACCGGAATGAAGGCTTTCTGGGCCGGCAGCGTGGCTCACAGGATCTGCGGGTTCAGCCGGATACCCTTGCTCCTGATTCCGATAGAATAA